A section of the Prionailurus bengalensis isolate Pbe53 chromosome C2, Fcat_Pben_1.1_paternal_pri, whole genome shotgun sequence genome encodes:
- the S100B gene encoding protein S100-B: MSELEKAMVALIDVFHQYSGREGDKHKLKKSELKELINNELSHFLEEIKEQEVVDKVMETLDNDGDGECDFQEFMAFVAMVTTACHEFFEHE; this comes from the exons ATGTCTGAGCTGGAGAAGGCCATGGTGGCCCTCATTGATGTTTTCCATCAATATTCTGGAAGGGAGGGCGACAAGCACAAGCTGAAGAAATCTGAACTCAAGGAGCTCATCAACAATGAGCTTTCCCATTTTTTAGAG GAAATCAAGGAGCAGGAGGTGGTGGACAAAGTCATGGAAACTCTGGACAATGATGGAGACGGCGAATGTGATTTCCAGGAATTTATGGCCTTCGTCGCCATGGTTACCACTGCCTGCCACGAGTTCTTTGAACACGAGTGA